The DNA window GAGGAAAGGTATTCCACGTTGTCCGATTTTTCAACGAGCGCTTATGCTTCTATTGTTATGAGTGCTTTCATAAAAGGGGATTACTGCTGGGGTATTGTCCAAAACATAGAGGCCGGCACGTACACAGGTACACCTTCAGGCAAAGTTGAATTGGCCAGGAGTGTGGACTGGAAAAACAACCAGGGTGGCCTTAAGATAACTACATCTACTTATTCTGATACTGATTGGAATGTAAATAAAGAGCGGATTTCCGGAACTTTTACAGGGTCAGTAACCCAATGGGAAGAAGCGAAGGTTTATATGATGGGTGGAGATATTCACGGAATGTTCAATCCTTCCATTAAAACATACGAAATGGCCATAACAGGCGGAGTGGTTACGGTGGATAAATTTATGGAACTGGTAGGTTCTGAGACTGGCAGAGAAAACTTAAAATCACTTAATATTCCCACTGTTTTTGTGGGGAAAGATACCTTGAGTGGCAATTACGGTGACCTAACTGTAAATATGAATAACGTTTCCTTCTATGCATATTCCACTGGACAGTCACCCCGCATTTGGGCGACCAACGATGTTAATGGGACATTCACTCAAGCTCCTCAAACAGGAACCATTGTTCCGTTACAAGGTTCTGTCCTTGAGGCCCAGTTTAATATACAAAAGTGGGATGGGAGTAAGTGGGGCGCAAAAGTTATGGGACAAACACAATCAGGCAAGAACTTAGGTGGTTACGAGATTAAGTTCACTGGTGGTGCGGCAGGCACAATTAATCAGCAGGCTGGTACCTTTTCTGGAACGGCGGCGGGTATATCTGTCCCGAAGAGTGGCAGTAGCGGACAGTAGAAGTAAAATTCAAGAATCTTTACTTAGTTAGATCTCAATTTTTCAGCTTGCCCACGCTGTGGGCAAGCTTTTTTAAATCGTAAAAAACACTTTCCTCAATGGTTCCAGTCCAACAGGGCAGAAGGGAGTTGTTGTGGAAGAGGGGTTCTCTTTCAAGTGGATAAGGGCTTGAACGTTTTGATTGTTCCCAGAGTGCTGTTCCTGGAACGGGAGAAAACTCCGCAAGTATCGGTTTTGCCCCAAGGTTGTGCACAAACCTGATGGATTGTAAAACTTCTTCTGGTTGCTGGTCAGGTAAACCGCAGAGAATGTAGACGCCGATTTGTGTCCCCTCGTAACCCGCCTCTCTCAGGTATGAAACCGCCATCTCCAGCTCTTGGTTTGTTATCTTTTGGCCCCACTTTTTTTGGCTTTCTTCGTTTGCTGTTTCGAACCCTAAACGGAGTGTAACAAATCCTGCTTTGAAAAGCAGTTTTGCCAGCTTTGGGGTAATATACCTGGCATGCAACCCGTTGGGGCAGTGGAACCGTAAGTCGAAATTTTGATGCACGATTTCTTCCAGCATGGGGATAACTGAGATTTCAGCGTCAAGCAAAAAGGCATCGTCGTATATTGAAAAGTCTTTTACTCCTTTTGTTTTGGACCAGTAAGCGATCTCTTCTAAGACTCTGTTTGGGTTCCGTCTTAAAAACTCGGGAGAAAGAACACTGGAAGCACAGTATGAACAACTGAATGGACAACCTCGGGAAGTAAGGATAGGCACCTGATCCAGTTCCGGAAGTAGGTCAAAGGCGGGATAGGGTAGTGCATCCAATTCGGTTTTATGGGGATCAAACGTAAGAGGTAGCTTTAGAACCTCGCGTATAATGAAAGAAACAGACTTTTCCCCTGGCCCTGTAAGGACAATATCTGCCCCAGAGAGAGTTGCGTGCTCTTTACAGAGGGTAGCGTAAATTCCTCCCAGGACAACCGGCGTTCCCGGAAACACTTTTTTGATTAGCGATATGATCTCCCACACTCCCAAATACCAGTATGTCATAGTGGTGCCCGTGATGACCACGTCGGGTTGCTCTATGCTGGATAGGTATTTTTCGATTAAAATCCTAGGGACACCGTATCTATGAAACTTTTTGTTAACCCCCACGAGGGATTCCGGTTTTGAGACTACCTCTTTGATGAATTTACCGTGTCCACCTAGTTTGCGGCGAGGCAGTGAATGGAGTTCATCACGGAAAAGATGAGGATCGAGGCAGTCAACGAAGGTTACTTTTGCGCCATTTTCTCTCAGGTATGATGCGATGTATAAAAGTCCGAGGGGTTTTAGCCAGTAGTCGTACGCTGCAAAATCGTATATCCAGGGATTTATGACGAGAACGTTTTTCATCGTGGATATTAATATCATCCGATTTTTTTGGCGGCAAGTGCACTTTTCCGGATCCATACGTCTAATGAGACAAAAGAGTGGAAATGTGGTAAAAGATTAAAATATGAGTAGAAAGGCAATATTTATTTCCGATGCACATCTCAAAAGGCCCACCGACAGGAACTACCAGAGTCTACTGGCATTACTGAACAACTGTTCATCTGGTGATAAAAAAGACCCCAATCTAATGGATTTAACTGATATTTTTTTCCTCGGTGATATCTTTGATTTTTGGTTCAGCCGTCACGAGATCTTTCCGCCCGAATTCAAGGCAATTGTAGAACGCATGATCTTCCTTGGTTCTCAAGGTGTGAGGATACATCTTTGTGAGGGGAATCACGATTTCTACCTGAGTGATTTTTTCGGGGGAGTGTCGGGTATTTATATATACGAGGATTGGTCAACTTTTGACCTTGATGGCCGCAAGCTTCTCCTCGGACACGGAGATCTTGTCGATCAGGCTAACACTAGATATATCTTCATGCGTCGGGTTTTGCGGAGTAGATTGGTCTATCGTCTTCACAAGATGGTACCTATTAAGCTGCTTTGGTTGTGTGCAAGGGTTTTATCTAGGATGAGCAAGGAGTTTATGGACGGCGAAGAAGGAAGGATATTTAAAAGCATGAGAGCTTTCGCACACGAAATGTTCGCGGATGGGTTCGATGATGTGATACTTGGACATTGTCATGTTCCTCATCTAGAAAAGATATATACGCATGGTCGGGAAAGATTCTTCATAACAACGGGAGATTGGGTTCGGCATTTCTCTTACGTTTTGTACAGAGATAAAGATTATAAGCTCTGTTTCTGGTCCTAATCACTCCATTAAAGATTCTTTACATAAACTTAAGGTTGTGATACTCACCCGCAACGTTCGGAGGGAATTATGAATTTTGGCGATTTAGAGGAAATTTGGACTGATTATGAATCGGCTAGATTTGTTGTGTTACCTGTGCCGTATGATTTGACCGCTTCTTATTTGCCTGGATCTCGCCGTGGACCAGCAGCAATCATAGATGCTTCATCCCATTTGGAACTGTACGATGAAGAACTCGATATGGAGACATACCAGAAGGGGATCCACACTTTGCCCTTTCTAGAAATCCAGGTGGGTGATCCTCAATGCGTTGTGGATGCTGTAAGGAATAGGGTAACGAAAATTATCAGTGATGGAAAGATACCAGTAGTTCTCGGAGGAGAACATACCGTCACTCTCGGTGCGGTTTTGGCTGCCCATGATTGTTGGAGAGAGATTACTGTTCTCTACTTGGATGCACATGCCGACATGCGCGATGTGTATCAGGGTTCGAAGTTCAGTCATGCTTGTGTTGCACGCCGCATTTCTGAAATCTGTCCCCTTGTACAAATTGGCGTGAGAAGTTTGAGTTTTGAGGAAAAGAACTACATAATGGAGAAGGGTTTGACGTGTTTAACGACGCGTGAGATTCTTAATGGCTCTTTGGATTTGGATAAATTAATTGGAAATCTGGGGGAGACTGTTTATATCACCGTTGATGTGGATGTGCTAGATTCTGGTATAATGCCTGCTACAGGAACACCAGAACCTGGAGGAATATCTTGGATGCAGCTTCTAGATATCGTTAAATGTGTATGTCGCACATGTCGGGTAATTGGGTTCGATATAGTTGAATTATGTCCT is part of the Syntrophales bacterium genome and encodes:
- the speB gene encoding agmatinase, which translates into the protein MNFGDLEEIWTDYESARFVVLPVPYDLTASYLPGSRRGPAAIIDASSHLELYDEELDMETYQKGIHTLPFLEIQVGDPQCVVDAVRNRVTKIISDGKIPVVLGGEHTVTLGAVLAAHDCWREITVLYLDAHADMRDVYQGSKFSHACVARRISEICPLVQIGVRSLSFEEKNYIMEKGLTCLTTREILNGSLDLDKLIGNLGETVYITVDVDVLDSGIMPATGTPEPGGISWMQLLDIVKCVCRTCRVIGFDIVELCPVPGLVAPDFLVAKTTYRIMGYLSLKER
- a CDS encoding UDP-2,3-diacylglucosamine diphosphatase, with amino-acid sequence MSRKAIFISDAHLKRPTDRNYQSLLALLNNCSSGDKKDPNLMDLTDIFFLGDIFDFWFSRHEIFPPEFKAIVERMIFLGSQGVRIHLCEGNHDFYLSDFFGGVSGIYIYEDWSTFDLDGRKLLLGHGDLVDQANTRYIFMRRVLRSRLVYRLHKMVPIKLLWLCARVLSRMSKEFMDGEEGRIFKSMRAFAHEMFADGFDDVILGHCHVPHLEKIYTHGRERFFITTGDWVRHFSYVLYRDKDYKLCFWS
- a CDS encoding B12-binding domain-containing radical SAM protein, which translates into the protein MKNVLVINPWIYDFAAYDYWLKPLGLLYIASYLRENGAKVTFVDCLDPHLFRDELHSLPRRKLGGHGKFIKEVVSKPESLVGVNKKFHRYGVPRILIEKYLSSIEQPDVVITGTTMTYWYLGVWEIISLIKKVFPGTPVVLGGIYATLCKEHATLSGADIVLTGPGEKSVSFIIREVLKLPLTFDPHKTELDALPYPAFDLLPELDQVPILTSRGCPFSCSYCASSVLSPEFLRRNPNRVLEEIAYWSKTKGVKDFSIYDDAFLLDAEISVIPMLEEIVHQNFDLRFHCPNGLHARYITPKLAKLLFKAGFVTLRLGFETANEESQKKWGQKITNQELEMAVSYLREAGYEGTQIGVYILCGLPDQQPEEVLQSIRFVHNLGAKPILAEFSPVPGTALWEQSKRSSPYPLEREPLFHNNSLLPCWTGTIEESVFYDLKKLAHSVGKLKN